The sequence CCATTCaaaaaaataatgcatgtaCCTTCGTCTGTCAGTTGTTAGCATAGCAACCGGAAAATGCGCAGAAAGGCGTCGATTTTTGATGACGTATCGACACACGAGGGGAAAGGAATAGTCAGAGCCGTACCCTGAAATTTAAAACATGGTAAAGACTAGTTTAATTATTGCAATTGCAGCACGAATTAATTAACTGTTTTCATCTAGTCAAGTTTGCCATGTCGTGCTTTAGTTAGGTGTTGAATTGAAATTGCGGGCATACATGGCTGACGTCTTTCCTAACGTAccgttagctcagttagcttaGCATCTAGTTTAAGTCTATAGTGTTAAAACgtcagctgttaaaaaaataagtttcatgtaaatatatttaagttAGGTCCGAAGAATTGATTTgtagtattttttaatttcGATGGCCttatatcttttaaaatgttaacacTTAGGTTTTAGAGTTGTCATTTTCCACAAGGGAGTATtccaattttaaaaaagcttaatgtttttaggttttttgtctgtttgtttttgtttttttccgaCAAGCTGCTGCTAGATGCTGtacgtttttctttttcttaatgtgtTATTCGGTTTATAAccattttttttgtatctttttaactgtattaagggtaaacagaaaacaaagaggttTGCTGCAATGAAGAGAATGATTAATCTGAAAGATCAAAGAATGTAAGTCTTATTAGTGTTTACATTCCTGCTAATACCACTAAACTATTGAAGTGTTAACTCAGTCCTGTCTAGCTTATTTATCCATTGAATTTGATACAACAACAGTATAGAAAATACGTGCAAACACAGGCTTCTCACTTAttttgtagaaaagaaaaagaccgTGCCAAAGCCaaggacaaaaagaagaaagaccCTTCACAGCTTAAGGAACAAGAAGTGTAAGTTAGCTGCACAAGAGAAAGAATTGTGCCCAGAGTTGTGGTTGATGGTTTCttgacttgttttattttaactccttCCGCAGCCCAAAGTATCCATCATGCCTGTTTTTCCAGTACAACACTCAGCTTGGCCCTCCATATCACATTCTTGTCGATACAAACTTCATCAACTTCTCCATCAAGGCCAAACTGGACATTGTGCAGTCTATGATGGATTGTCTGTATGCAAAATGTAAGTATTATTAGCATTTTAAAGCTTATGTTAGCTAAGTGTCCTATTATATGTAATTATTACCTTTTAATTTGATTacttttttcacttctttttcttacattttatttaatccagGTATCCCTTATATCACAGACTGTGTGATGGCTGAGATTGAGAAGCTTGGAATGAAATACAGAGTG comes from Melanotaenia boesemani isolate fMelBoe1 chromosome 20, fMelBoe1.pri, whole genome shotgun sequence and encodes:
- the fcf1 gene encoding rRNA-processing protein FCF1 homolog, encoding MGKQKTKRFAAMKRMINLKDQRIKEKDRAKAKDKKKKDPSQLKEQEVPKYPSCLFFQYNTQLGPPYHILVDTNFINFSIKAKLDIVQSMMDCLYAKCIPYITDCVMAEIEKLGMKYRVALRIAKDPRFERLPCTHKGTYADDCLVQRVTQHKCYILATVDRDLKRRVRKIPGVPIMYISNHRYNIERMPDDYGAPRF